A genomic segment from Desulfurispirillum indicum S5 encodes:
- a CDS encoding alpha/beta hydrolase, with the protein MAATLSISELPRHWSLRHNNPQHIVVYLHGFGSSMLSAKACAIEDALFQRGYSFLRFTFDDMQADRFFHLTVPKMVDQLRRIVDTLAGAYERIHLIGSSLGAMVLARYCEQGASPAVASLTTLAGSFDFYANRLEGMGADGLQVWKEKGFALFYHYGVNDTIQLGTAFLEDVESYMPYRLRTRLPFLLIHGKRDETVSFEQSVAMASEQPLATLKLYEAGDHSLMGDIDEIIRDIAGHLLPLSSRNADAVADCVHSPAVLSTIQEEIQ; encoded by the coding sequence ATGGCAGCAACCCTCAGTATTTCTGAGCTTCCCCGCCACTGGAGTCTGCGCCACAACAATCCTCAACACATTGTGGTCTATCTTCATGGTTTCGGATCATCCATGCTCTCGGCCAAGGCGTGTGCCATTGAGGACGCACTTTTCCAGCGTGGCTACTCTTTTTTGCGCTTCACCTTTGACGATATGCAGGCGGATCGCTTCTTTCACCTCACGGTGCCGAAGATGGTGGATCAGCTTCGACGCATCGTGGATACCCTGGCGGGAGCCTATGAGCGCATTCACCTGATCGGCTCGTCCCTTGGCGCCATGGTGCTTGCCCGCTACTGCGAGCAAGGAGCTTCGCCGGCGGTGGCATCCCTGACGACCCTGGCGGGCTCTTTTGATTTTTACGCCAACCGGCTGGAGGGCATGGGGGCAGATGGACTGCAGGTGTGGAAGGAGAAAGGGTTCGCCCTGTTCTACCATTACGGGGTCAATGACACCATTCAACTGGGAACTGCATTTCTGGAAGATGTGGAAAGCTATATGCCCTATCGGCTGCGGACACGGTTGCCCTTTCTGCTGATACACGGCAAACGTGATGAGACGGTCAGTTTTGAACAGTCGGTCGCCATGGCATCCGAGCAACCCCTCGCAACCCTGAAGCTCTATGAAGCGGGCGATCACTCCCTGATGGGAGATATAGATGAAATTATCCGGGATATTGCCGGGCACCTGCTGCCCCTGAGCAGCAGGAACGCCGATGCGGTGGCCGACTGTGTGCACTCGCCGGCTGTACTGAGCACCATACAGGAGGAAATACAATGA
- a CDS encoding HD family phosphohydrolase yields the protein MSNLIGRWHQYFLAHTINQPLGVKVIAMVTVVLVAFFAIPEERFTGDIYEVGDIASRNIKSDRELLVIDEAATIQKRREAHEHAGLLFDHDRSVERSFVIAIEETFQAARRAASAPEGSGEVKELEAMLGRFHLQPEVLAHFQERQFSEALEQRIKQCVGTAYGQGVYLPGSRSHVFDNAFVRDISTGGVQRIVPERPPRTPSEVAAVIDQHCQESAVVMFTMANLSPDITFNERATITRREELSQQVKPVYIVVRQGEMIVREGEIVDAMTRQKLNTLLRVKSPLEHWFSFMATLIMASILILIPWKYFEKARKKIFNSSDRLYIFFTILLGSIALVKLFSIIAAGLSFNLPYVSYDYLIYAVPIAAGAMLVAILLDLHIAMIYTTVFSIICGVMVGHDISFALYTFVSGLVAAYSSFSFRNRMDLTFAALWSSAAGALVMVSILLFNGDLFSWGALWAFAFVFISGQISMLLVMGLLPIFESGFHVTSDLRLLELSNMGHPLLKQLILRAPGTYHHSIIVGSLVEAAAEEIGVNPLLARVGAYYHDIGKMKKPEYFIENQRGINRHDTLSPAMSSLVITNHVKHGMELAEEYSLPKSIREIIQQHHGRTLIQYFYKKALEGGEKVDDEKFRYAGPKPQTRAAALVMLGDSCEAATRALSEPSHTRIQNLVQKIINNIFVDGQLDECELTLKDIGMIAASFTKTLTGIYHQRIEYPEDKKEVQVPKEKPEKAPDAELDTRSRPGSGNPPIPTKKVPASIRHFTHQDVDIPGTPEADAKDKGEKNGSNPQYF from the coding sequence ATGAGCAATCTCATCGGTCGCTGGCACCAGTACTTTCTGGCCCACACCATCAATCAGCCTCTGGGGGTCAAGGTGATCGCCATGGTCACCGTGGTTCTGGTCGCCTTTTTTGCCATCCCCGAAGAACGGTTCACCGGAGATATTTATGAGGTCGGAGATATTGCCAGTCGCAATATCAAATCTGATCGGGAACTGCTGGTCATTGACGAAGCCGCCACCATACAGAAACGGCGGGAGGCCCATGAACACGCCGGGCTGCTCTTCGACCATGACCGCTCAGTGGAGCGCAGCTTTGTCATTGCCATCGAAGAGACTTTTCAGGCAGCGCGGCGCGCTGCTTCGGCGCCGGAAGGCTCCGGTGAAGTCAAAGAGCTTGAGGCGATGCTGGGGCGCTTTCATCTGCAGCCGGAGGTGTTGGCACACTTTCAGGAACGTCAGTTCTCGGAAGCTTTGGAGCAGCGCATCAAGCAGTGTGTCGGCACGGCCTACGGCCAGGGAGTTTACTTGCCCGGGAGCCGCTCCCATGTCTTTGACAACGCCTTTGTGCGGGATATCAGCACCGGCGGTGTTCAGCGTATTGTACCCGAGCGCCCTCCCCGCACTCCCTCCGAGGTGGCCGCGGTCATCGATCAGCACTGTCAGGAGTCTGCCGTGGTCATGTTCACCATGGCCAACCTCTCCCCCGATATCACTTTCAACGAGCGGGCAACCATCACCCGGCGTGAGGAGCTCTCCCAGCAGGTCAAGCCAGTCTACATTGTGGTGCGCCAGGGTGAGATGATCGTGCGGGAAGGCGAAATTGTCGACGCCATGACCCGTCAGAAACTGAATACCCTGTTACGGGTTAAAAGCCCCCTGGAGCACTGGTTCTCCTTTATGGCCACCCTGATCATGGCCAGTATTCTGATTCTGATTCCCTGGAAATATTTCGAAAAGGCGCGCAAGAAGATTTTCAACAGCAGTGACCGCCTCTATATTTTCTTCACGATCCTGCTTGGCTCCATTGCCCTGGTGAAGCTGTTCTCCATTATTGCTGCCGGGCTCTCCTTCAACCTGCCCTACGTGAGTTATGACTACCTGATCTACGCTGTGCCTATCGCGGCCGGGGCCATGCTGGTGGCGATCCTGCTGGATCTGCACATCGCCATGATCTACACCACGGTCTTTTCCATCATCTGTGGCGTGATGGTGGGTCACGATATCAGCTTCGCCCTCTATACCTTCGTCAGCGGGCTTGTGGCGGCCTACAGCAGTTTCTCGTTCCGCAACCGCATGGATCTGACCTTCGCCGCCCTGTGGTCCAGTGCCGCAGGCGCTTTGGTCATGGTCTCCATCCTGCTCTTCAACGGCGATCTCTTTTCCTGGGGCGCCCTCTGGGCCTTTGCCTTTGTCTTTATCTCCGGGCAGATATCCATGCTGCTGGTGATGGGCCTGCTGCCCATCTTTGAGTCGGGATTCCATGTCACCAGTGACCTGCGGCTGCTGGAACTGAGCAATATGGGACATCCTCTGCTGAAGCAGCTGATTCTGCGGGCGCCCGGTACCTATCACCACAGCATCATCGTGGGCAGCCTGGTTGAGGCAGCGGCCGAAGAAATTGGCGTCAATCCCCTGCTGGCAAGGGTAGGGGCTTACTATCACGATATCGGAAAGATGAAGAAGCCCGAGTACTTCATTGAGAATCAGCGGGGGATCAACCGCCACGATACCCTGTCGCCCGCCATGTCCAGCCTGGTAATCACCAACCACGTCAAACACGGCATGGAGCTGGCCGAAGAGTACAGTTTGCCCAAATCCATACGGGAGATTATTCAGCAGCACCATGGCCGGACGCTCATCCAGTACTTCTACAAGAAAGCGCTGGAGGGTGGCGAGAAGGTTGATGACGAGAAATTCCGCTATGCCGGCCCCAAACCACAGACCCGCGCCGCCGCACTGGTTATGCTGGGAGACAGCTGCGAGGCCGCGACCCGGGCCCTTTCGGAGCCATCGCATACGCGCATTCAGAACCTGGTGCAGAAGATCATCAATAATATCTTCGTGGATGGGCAGCTGGATGAGTGTGAGTTGACCCTGAAGGATATCGGCATGATTGCTGCCAGCTTCACCAAGACCCTGACGGGAATCTATCACCAGCGCATCGAATACCCAGAGGACAAGAAGGAAGTTCAGGTTCCCAAAGAGAAGCCTGAGAAAGCTCCTGACGCTGAGCTGGATACCCGCTCCCGCCCCGGCAGTGGCAACCCGCCTATTCCCACGAAGAAAGTTCCCGCCTCCATACGCCACTTCACCCACCAGGATGTGGATATTCCGGGCACACCGGAAGCTGACGCCAAAGACAAGGGAGAGAAAAATGGCAGCAACCCTCAGTATTTCTGA
- a CDS encoding PhoH family protein — protein sequence MHTQEIELDVDTLAQVMGIGDGNLREVERVCDVTISGSGNRLLVRGGSDRQVEQAVELLQQVNQRVRHGETFVPREIPSFRSDADGDVVRAGRKFVRPRNASQQSYVRNLQERELTFGIGPAGTGKTYMAVACAVERLQRGVVDRIIITRPAVEAGEKLGFLPGDLEEKVDPYLRPIYDALHDFLGVEKVEKLMEKKTIEVAPIAFMRGRTLSSAFILLDEAQNATPSQMKMFLTRLGNGSTMAINGDPTQTDLPAGVSQGLQQAIDILRHIPEVGMTFFSNADVVRHPLVSAIVQAYEHYESGNKQ from the coding sequence TTGCATACACAGGAAATAGAGCTTGATGTTGATACCCTGGCCCAGGTTATGGGCATAGGTGACGGAAACCTTCGCGAGGTGGAGCGTGTCTGTGATGTCACAATCTCCGGCAGTGGGAACCGGCTCCTCGTTCGTGGCGGCTCTGACCGGCAGGTGGAGCAGGCGGTGGAGCTTCTGCAGCAGGTGAATCAGCGCGTGCGTCACGGGGAAACCTTTGTGCCCCGTGAAATCCCCAGTTTTCGCAGTGATGCCGACGGGGATGTCGTGCGTGCCGGTCGCAAATTTGTGCGGCCCCGCAACGCTTCCCAGCAGTCCTACGTGCGCAACCTGCAGGAGCGGGAGCTGACGTTCGGCATTGGCCCTGCGGGAACCGGCAAGACCTATATGGCGGTTGCCTGCGCCGTGGAACGCCTTCAGCGCGGCGTGGTCGACAGGATCATCATCACCCGGCCCGCTGTTGAAGCCGGCGAAAAGCTGGGTTTTCTACCCGGCGACCTTGAGGAAAAAGTCGATCCTTACCTGCGACCGATTTACGATGCCCTGCACGACTTTCTCGGTGTCGAGAAAGTGGAGAAGCTGATGGAGAAAAAAACCATCGAAGTTGCGCCCATCGCCTTCATGCGTGGCCGTACCCTTTCCAGTGCCTTTATTCTCCTGGACGAAGCGCAGAATGCCACGCCGTCCCAGATGAAGATGTTTCTTACCCGCCTCGGCAACGGTTCGACCATGGCGATCAACGGCGATCCTACGCAGACGGACCTTCCCGCTGGTGTCTCCCAGGGCCTGCAGCAGGCCATCGATATCCTGCGCCACATTCCCGAAGTGGGCATGACCTTTTTTTCCAATGCCGACGTGGTGCGCCATCCGCTGGTCAGCGCTATCGTTCAGGCTTACGAGCACTATGAATCAGGAAACAAGCAATGA
- the gatC gene encoding Asp-tRNA(Asn)/Glu-tRNA(Gln) amidotransferase subunit GatC has product MKIQQVEVLHIARLSRLSLSEAEVEQYGEDLNSILGYMDALNALNTDDIPPTSHAVTNGTVMRDDAVLPSLPLELVMANAPDHDMDHFRVPPVIE; this is encoded by the coding sequence ATGAAAATACAACAAGTGGAAGTCCTGCACATTGCCCGACTCTCCAGGCTCTCCCTGAGTGAGGCCGAAGTGGAACAATACGGCGAGGATCTCAACAGCATCCTGGGCTACATGGATGCCCTCAACGCCCTGAACACCGATGACATCCCCCCCACTTCCCACGCCGTCACCAATGGAACCGTCATGCGCGATGACGCGGTACTTCCCTCCCTGCCCCTTGAGCTGGTCATGGCCAATGCGCCGGATCACGACATGGATCACTTCCGGGTTCCACCGGTTATCGAGTAG
- the gatA gene encoding Asp-tRNA(Asn)/Glu-tRNA(Gln) amidotransferase subunit GatA: MPLHKTLTQLQHALATSEITSQQLVEACLENIRTKDDQLQVFNQVNEQALAEATSADKRRSLGEKLPLLGIPIAVKDNINVKGLATTCSSRMLANYTAIYDATVATRLREAGAIVIGKASMDEFAMGSSNQTAFQKQTRNPWDPTRVPGGSSGGSAAAVAARMAPAALGSDTGGSIRQPAAFCGVVGLKPTYGTVSRFGLVAFASSLDQIGPITHSVADAALMLNVIAGHDHNDSTSLAFDKPDYTSCVGKDIAGLRVGLPREYFIEGLNPTIRRQVMAGVEALKEQGAIVKEISLPHTDYAVATYYIIATAEASSNLARYDGVRYTHRSEGATDLIDMYTTTRSQGFGPEVKRRIMLGTYVLSSGYYDAYYRKAQKVRTLIARDFQQAFSDVDVIVTPTTPSTAFACGEKNTSPLDMYLEDIFTLSCNLAGIPGMSIPCGLDEKGLPIGLQLYGRHFGEGDLIRAGSAIEHSIGFQGLS, from the coding sequence ATGCCGCTGCATAAAACACTGACCCAACTGCAACACGCCCTCGCCACTTCGGAGATCACCAGCCAGCAACTGGTGGAAGCCTGCCTGGAAAACATCCGCACCAAAGATGATCAGCTTCAGGTTTTCAACCAGGTCAATGAACAGGCCCTGGCAGAAGCCACCAGCGCCGACAAACGCCGCAGCCTGGGCGAAAAACTGCCCCTGCTGGGCATTCCCATTGCCGTCAAGGACAACATCAACGTCAAGGGCCTTGCCACCACCTGCTCATCGCGCATGCTCGCCAACTATACCGCCATCTATGACGCCACCGTGGCCACCCGCCTGCGCGAAGCCGGCGCCATCGTCATCGGCAAGGCCTCCATGGACGAATTCGCCATGGGCTCTTCAAACCAGACCGCCTTCCAGAAGCAGACCCGCAACCCCTGGGATCCTACCCGCGTTCCGGGCGGCTCCTCCGGTGGCAGCGCCGCTGCCGTCGCCGCGCGCATGGCCCCCGCCGCCCTGGGAAGCGACACCGGCGGTTCCATCCGCCAGCCGGCAGCCTTCTGCGGCGTCGTTGGACTGAAGCCAACCTATGGCACCGTCTCCCGCTTCGGCCTGGTGGCCTTTGCCTCCAGCCTCGACCAGATCGGTCCCATCACCCACAGCGTAGCGGACGCTGCGCTGATGCTGAACGTCATCGCCGGACACGACCACAACGACTCCACCAGCCTCGCCTTCGACAAGCCCGACTACACCTCCTGCGTGGGCAAAGATATCGCCGGGCTGCGCGTTGGACTGCCCCGTGAGTATTTCATCGAAGGCCTGAATCCGACCATCCGTCGCCAGGTCATGGCCGGGGTCGAAGCGCTCAAGGAGCAGGGAGCCATTGTCAAGGAGATATCCCTGCCCCATACCGACTACGCGGTGGCCACCTATTACATCATCGCCACTGCCGAAGCCAGCTCCAACCTGGCTCGCTACGATGGCGTACGCTATACCCATCGCAGCGAAGGAGCAACGGATCTGATCGACATGTACACCACGACCCGCAGCCAGGGCTTCGGCCCCGAGGTGAAACGGCGCATCATGCTGGGAACCTATGTGCTCTCCAGCGGCTACTACGACGCCTATTACCGCAAGGCCCAGAAGGTGCGCACCCTGATCGCCCGCGATTTCCAGCAGGCTTTCAGCGATGTGGATGTCATCGTCACGCCAACCACACCAAGCACCGCTTTTGCCTGCGGAGAGAAAAATACCAGCCCCCTGGACATGTACCTGGAGGACATCTTCACCCTCTCCTGCAACCTGGCAGGTATCCCCGGCATGAGCATCCCCTGCGGGCTGGATGAAAAGGGACTGCCCATCGGACTGCAGCTTTATGGCCGGCACTTCGGTGAAGGTGACCTGATCCGCGCCGGATCTGCCATTGAACATTCCATCGGATTTCAGGGTCTCAGCTGA
- a CDS encoding PAS domain S-box protein: MHILLVDDSRTIIAIIEEMVSELGEPTVFHGHLDPLEALQWCQNHDVDLLLVDYMMPAMNGLEFLRHFRQLPAKEQIPALMITANLDPQVRYEALQDGVNDFLNKPLDEIEFKARIRNMLQLRRHQIFMADQQEKEIRRERERLRVAQRVAQLGSWEMDASSGDIWLSAEHGHLLGHCDCQSSGCSMPLNDYIDRYVDPLDQSMVRETCRNALSQLSCQSLSSLSFEFRVNTANDTRRTFWLYATPMEQQEGENLTRLFGIVQDISQRKERESQLRKLSLAVEQSASTVMITDTDGNIEYVNPRFTEATGYTFAEVQGKNPRLLKPEGVCSSHYKALWENITAGRQWLGELRNRCKDGSCYWQLASIFPLLDDNGTITHYVGIGEDITAQKSLEESLRALNRDLEEKVQEETRKRLQQQALLLQESRVLAMGEMIGAIAHHWRQPLNTVGLMVQKMQIDYESSELSSETMARFVRETMMTLQTMSRVIDEFRDIFEPDCSLEQFSLESTLSSALKVVRAQMDNNHIQVGVDKPSQDIWIRGYPKEFQQVLLSVLGNAKDAIVLSGATRGRIHIQVNLQNQQVVLSIHDNGGGINPAIMDRIFEPYFTTKERGRGSGIITGTGIGLFMSKMIIEEKMQGKLSASNIDGGACFEIVLPLPTPPREEHT; the protein is encoded by the coding sequence ATGCACATACTGCTGGTCGATGACTCCAGGACCATAATCGCCATTATCGAGGAGATGGTCAGCGAACTCGGTGAACCCACGGTGTTTCACGGGCACCTGGATCCCCTTGAGGCGCTTCAGTGGTGCCAGAACCATGACGTGGATCTGCTGCTGGTGGATTACATGATGCCCGCTATGAATGGCCTGGAGTTCCTGCGCCATTTTCGCCAGCTGCCTGCCAAGGAGCAGATTCCCGCACTGATGATTACGGCCAATCTCGACCCGCAGGTGCGCTATGAAGCGCTGCAGGACGGCGTAAACGACTTCCTCAACAAGCCCCTGGATGAGATAGAGTTCAAGGCCCGCATCCGCAACATGCTGCAGCTGCGACGCCACCAGATATTCATGGCCGATCAGCAGGAGAAGGAGATCCGACGTGAGCGCGAACGTCTGCGGGTTGCACAGCGGGTCGCCCAGCTTGGAAGCTGGGAGATGGATGCCTCCAGCGGTGACATCTGGCTCAGCGCCGAACACGGTCACCTTCTGGGACACTGCGACTGCCAGAGCAGTGGCTGCTCCATGCCCCTGAACGATTACATTGATCGCTACGTAGACCCCCTTGACCAGAGCATGGTCCGCGAAACCTGCCGCAACGCCCTGAGCCAGCTCTCCTGCCAGAGCCTCTCCAGCCTATCCTTTGAGTTCCGCGTCAACACGGCCAATGATACCAGGCGTACTTTCTGGCTCTATGCCACACCAATGGAGCAGCAGGAAGGCGAAAACCTCACCCGCCTCTTCGGCATTGTCCAGGACATCAGCCAGCGCAAAGAACGCGAATCCCAGCTGCGCAAACTCTCCCTGGCAGTGGAGCAGAGTGCCAGCACGGTGATGATCACCGACACCGATGGTAACATTGAATATGTCAACCCCCGCTTCACCGAGGCCACTGGGTATACCTTTGCCGAAGTGCAGGGCAAAAATCCACGACTGCTCAAACCTGAGGGCGTGTGCAGCAGCCACTACAAAGCCCTGTGGGAGAACATCACCGCCGGCCGTCAGTGGCTTGGCGAGCTGCGCAACCGCTGCAAAGACGGCAGCTGTTACTGGCAGCTGGCCTCGATTTTCCCTCTGCTGGACGATAATGGAACCATAACCCACTATGTTGGCATCGGCGAAGATATCACTGCCCAGAAGTCCCTGGAGGAAAGCCTGCGTGCCCTGAACCGCGACCTGGAGGAAAAGGTTCAGGAAGAGACCCGGAAGCGCCTGCAGCAACAGGCACTGCTCCTGCAGGAGTCCCGGGTTCTGGCCATGGGGGAAATGATCGGCGCCATTGCCCACCACTGGCGACAGCCCCTGAATACCGTCGGCCTGATGGTTCAGAAGATGCAGATCGACTACGAGTCCAGCGAACTCAGCTCCGAAACCATGGCAAGATTCGTACGGGAGACCATGATGACCCTCCAGACCATGTCGCGGGTCATTGATGAGTTTCGCGATATTTTTGAACCCGACTGCTCCCTGGAGCAGTTCTCACTTGAAAGCACTCTGTCAAGCGCCCTGAAAGTGGTTCGGGCCCAGATGGACAACAACCACATTCAGGTGGGCGTGGACAAACCCTCCCAGGACATCTGGATCAGAGGTTATCCCAAAGAGTTTCAGCAGGTGCTGCTGAGTGTGCTTGGGAACGCCAAGGATGCCATTGTCCTCTCAGGAGCCACCAGGGGTCGCATCCACATCCAGGTAAACCTGCAGAATCAGCAGGTGGTGCTGTCGATCCACGATAATGGTGGCGGCATTAACCCCGCCATCATGGACAGAATTTTTGAGCCCTACTTCACCACCAAGGAGCGGGGACGTGGCAGCGGTATCATTACCGGTACCGGCATCGGCCTGTTCATGTCAAAAATGATCATCGAAGAGAAAATGCAGGGAAAACTCAGCGCATCCAACATCGACGGCGGCGCCTGTTTTGAGATTGTCCTTCCCCTACCGACACCACCTCGCGAGGAGCACACATGA
- the nikR gene encoding nickel-responsive transcriptional regulator NikR: MSNLVRFGISLDRDLLETFDERIRKKKYTNRSEAIRDLIREDLLRQDWREGETVAAAITMVYDHHQRGLVASLMDIQHDYHHAIISSQHVHLDHHNCLEIIVAKGTAEVLEELHGRLKAQKGVFHVGLAIASAMDDEGEHHH; the protein is encoded by the coding sequence ATGAGCAATCTGGTACGCTTTGGCATCTCCCTGGATCGTGACCTGCTGGAAACCTTTGACGAACGCATCCGCAAGAAAAAATACACCAATCGATCCGAAGCGATCCGGGATCTCATCCGCGAAGACCTGCTGCGCCAGGACTGGCGGGAAGGTGAAACCGTAGCCGCCGCCATCACCATGGTGTACGATCACCACCAGCGAGGCCTGGTCGCCAGCCTCATGGACATTCAGCACGACTACCACCACGCCATCATCTCCAGCCAGCATGTTCACCTCGACCACCACAACTGCCTGGAAATTATCGTCGCCAAAGGCACCGCGGAAGTTCTGGAAGAGCTCCATGGACGCCTGAAAGCGCAAAAGGGCGTTTTCCACGTGGGGCTGGCCATCGCTTCTGCCATGGACGACGAAGGCGAGCATCACCACTGA
- a CDS encoding LptF/LptG family permease, giving the protein MTLLLYTFRQYLHIIFLAMAVLVALYGVVDIIGNLDDFAHLSSLQIAYYVGATLLIGLYHLTPAIMLIATVMYITTIGVNNEMKIMLSAGISLKKISLPVLVFVSCAAGAHFLLGEQVFQHIKPEVDALQKYEARQQRPPSAIIAGNLWVRNYDGTSFARIRRFNMENNLLLGVEIYTVREGMIQEYVSADHGSLQEGRIHLEGVVIRNFMTQQVSRLPEHQVEFTGIMESTKASIKPLEEYSSRELASDIAILREAGHPSHLYVSELLRRVSYSLAIIVLSLVAIPLGVTGERKSGKIFSVTVGLLVAMVYFIVDSLAMTLGKGDAISPYIAPFIANGVFLGLFVFLYSRHRNIV; this is encoded by the coding sequence GTGACCCTGCTTCTCTATACCTTCCGCCAGTACCTGCACATCATCTTTCTGGCCATGGCGGTGCTGGTGGCTCTGTACGGTGTGGTGGATATCATCGGTAACCTTGATGATTTTGCGCACCTTTCAAGCCTGCAGATTGCTTACTACGTGGGGGCGACGCTGCTGATAGGCCTGTATCACCTCACGCCGGCAATCATGCTGATTGCCACGGTCATGTATATCACCACCATTGGCGTGAATAACGAGATGAAAATCATGCTTTCGGCAGGGATTTCCCTGAAGAAAATCTCACTGCCGGTTCTCGTCTTTGTCTCCTGCGCTGCTGGCGCGCATTTTCTGCTGGGCGAACAGGTCTTCCAGCATATCAAGCCGGAAGTGGACGCCCTGCAGAAGTACGAAGCGCGCCAGCAGAGACCTCCCTCGGCGATCATTGCCGGGAACCTGTGGGTACGCAACTATGACGGAACGAGTTTTGCGCGCATCCGCCGTTTTAACATGGAGAACAACCTGCTGCTGGGGGTGGAGATTTACACGGTGCGGGAAGGGATGATTCAGGAGTATGTCAGTGCCGACCACGGCAGCCTGCAGGAGGGGCGCATTCATCTGGAGGGTGTGGTGATACGCAACTTCATGACCCAGCAGGTGAGCCGCCTGCCGGAGCATCAGGTTGAGTTTACCGGTATCATGGAGAGCACCAAGGCATCCATCAAGCCCCTGGAGGAGTACAGCTCCCGTGAGCTGGCCAGCGATATTGCCATCCTGCGCGAAGCCGGTCACCCCTCCCATCTCTATGTCTCAGAATTGCTGCGGCGGGTCTCCTACTCACTGGCCATCATTGTCCTGAGCCTGGTGGCCATACCCCTGGGCGTCACGGGCGAACGCAAGTCGGGCAAGATCTTTTCGGTGACCGTGGGCCTGCTGGTGGCCATGGTGTACTTCATAGTGGATTCACTGGCCATGACCCTCGGCAAAGGCGATGCCATCTCTCCCTACATCGCACCGTTTATCGCCAACGGCGTCTTCCTGGGACTCTTTGTCTTTCTTTACAGCCGCCACCGCAATATTGTCTGA
- a CDS encoding LptF/LptG family permease: MLSTWQRYLLRECFFYFFAALASLSLIMASNSLIRMGSSTLEKGISLMSLAQLTLLSLPSTAFITIPVSALIAAMALSSALNRSNEMVILYSAGISPFGIMKVILFASTVITGIAIANSFVLAPLASKQIQHVYADMAENVSYRVILPGVFNKLGDTTLFYYHLGREGFHDVMVAQGDLVLSARSGSLVQGDESMVLLLRDGTIVDARQGQSFTRFAVHEIPLETAVDSLRLSYSMMSVEQLRQLKGSKAILEIHKRYALSVSTLLFGVLGFMLGARGGRSGKGASVLTSLMVVLAFYLIRAIGVHSMDAGLIAPQQVEWIGPGVMAAVTVFVYFRFRRNIL, from the coding sequence ATGCTTTCCACCTGGCAGCGTTACCTCCTGCGGGAGTGTTTTTTTTACTTTTTTGCCGCTCTGGCCTCGCTCTCCCTGATCATGGCTTCCAACTCCCTTATCCGTATGGGAAGCTCCACCCTGGAAAAGGGTATCAGCCTGATGAGCCTGGCGCAGCTGACTCTTCTCTCCCTGCCTTCCACTGCTTTTATTACCATTCCGGTCAGCGCACTGATCGCCGCCATGGCCCTCTCCTCGGCCCTGAACCGCTCCAATGAGATGGTGATTCTCTATTCAGCGGGCATCTCCCCTTTTGGCATCATGAAGGTGATCCTCTTCGCCTCGACCGTCATCACCGGAATCGCCATAGCCAACAGCTTTGTTCTGGCCCCTCTGGCCTCCAAACAGATTCAGCATGTCTATGCGGATATGGCGGAGAATGTCTCCTACCGCGTGATTCTGCCCGGTGTCTTTAACAAGCTGGGGGACACGACACTCTTCTATTATCACCTTGGCCGTGAGGGATTCCACGACGTCATGGTTGCCCAGGGCGACCTGGTGCTCAGTGCCCGCAGTGGCTCGCTGGTGCAGGGGGATGAGTCCATGGTGCTGCTGCTGCGCGATGGTACCATTGTCGATGCGCGTCAGGGCCAGAGTTTCACTCGCTTCGCCGTACACGAAATTCCACTGGAAACCGCAGTGGACTCGCTGCGCCTGAGCTACTCCATGATGTCGGTGGAGCAGCTGCGCCAGCTCAAGGGTTCCAAAGCCATCCTGGAAATACACAAACGCTACGCGCTCTCAGTGTCCACCCTGCTGTTCGGTGTCCTCGGGTTCATGCTGGGAGCACGCGGAGGGCGCTCCGGCAAGGGAGCCAGCGTACTGACCAGCCTCATGGTGGTGCTGGCCTTTTACCTTATCCGGGCCATTGGCGTACACAGTATGGATGCCGGCCTGATCGCGCCCCAGCAGGTAGAGTGGATCGGCCCGGGGGTCATGGCAGCCGTTACCGTTTTCGTCTATTTCCGTTTCCGGAGGAATATCCTGTGA